In one window of Maribacter sp. BPC-D8 DNA:
- a CDS encoding DEAD/DEAH box helicase, whose protein sequence is MTFKELGLAEPILKALEAEGYTHPTPIQEQSIPILLKGKDLLGVAQTGTGKTAAFGIPILHQLYEGISLSQSKRKVKALVVTPTRELAIQIGESFTAYGKFTGLRNTVIFGGVKQGKQVNALRGGVDILIATPGRLLDLMNQGFISFRDLEHVVLDEADQMLDMGFIHDIKKIIAKLPPKRQSLFFSATMPKDIVVLSRKMLGDFERVTIKPEQATAEKVEQGVYFVSKANKPKLLIHLLEKQPNDSVLVFSRTKHGANKIVKKLDQAGIRAAAIHGNKSQTARQKALGDFKDGKLKVLVATDIAARGIDVDDLSLVVNYDLPNVSETYVHRIGRTGRANASGTAISFCDKEERAYLRDIEKLIKQPIPRMPEHQFTDEDGEEEKDDRPARSPRGPGKSGNKNRPGGNNFRGKNNRNTSKPKKRNDSNRSE, encoded by the coding sequence ATGACATTTAAAGAACTCGGCCTAGCCGAACCAATCCTAAAGGCCTTAGAAGCCGAAGGTTATACTCACCCTACTCCAATTCAAGAACAATCTATTCCTATACTACTTAAAGGCAAAGACCTATTAGGTGTTGCACAAACGGGTACTGGTAAAACAGCTGCTTTTGGTATTCCTATTTTACATCAATTGTATGAGGGTATTAGCTTGAGCCAATCAAAACGTAAGGTTAAAGCTTTAGTAGTTACACCTACTCGTGAGCTTGCCATACAAATTGGTGAAAGTTTTACGGCTTACGGTAAATTCACTGGCTTACGTAACACTGTTATTTTCGGCGGCGTAAAGCAAGGTAAACAAGTAAATGCCCTTAGAGGCGGAGTTGATATTTTAATTGCTACTCCCGGTCGTTTATTAGATTTAATGAACCAAGGTTTTATTTCTTTTAGAGATTTAGAACATGTGGTTTTAGATGAAGCCGACCAAATGTTGGATATGGGTTTCATACACGATATTAAAAAAATTATTGCAAAATTACCTCCTAAAAGACAGTCGCTATTCTTTTCGGCAACTATGCCAAAAGATATTGTTGTACTATCTCGAAAAATGCTAGGTGATTTTGAACGTGTTACCATTAAACCTGAACAAGCCACCGCAGAGAAAGTTGAGCAAGGTGTATATTTTGTTAGTAAAGCGAATAAGCCAAAATTACTTATTCATTTACTTGAGAAACAACCAAATGATTCTGTTCTTGTTTTTTCTAGAACTAAACACGGAGCCAATAAGATTGTAAAGAAATTAGACCAAGCAGGCATAAGAGCTGCTGCAATACATGGTAACAAATCGCAAACAGCAAGGCAAAAAGCATTAGGTGATTTTAAAGACGGAAAACTTAAAGTATTAGTAGCCACTGATATTGCTGCTAGAGGTATTGATGTTGATGATTTATCATTAGTAGTAAATTATGACTTACCTAATGTTTCTGAAACTTATGTTCACCGAATAGGTAGAACAGGTCGTGCAAATGCTAGTGGTACTGCCATATCCTTCTGCGATAAAGAAGAAAGAGCTTATTTACGTGATATAGAAAAGCTAATTAAACAACCTATACCACGTATGCCAGAACATCAGTTTACAGATGAGGATGGTGAAGAAGAAAAAGACGACAGGCCTGCAAGATCTCCTAGAGGTCCGGGAAAATCAGGAAATAAAAATAGACCTGGTGGTAACAATTTTCGAGGAAAGAACAATAGAAATACCAGTAAACCTAAAAAAAGGAATGACTCTAACAGAAGCGAATAG
- a CDS encoding NAD(P)/FAD-dependent oxidoreductase — MVRNVQLRLTLKEEGTPNGLEIRAAKYLGLEDGTFKIKVLRKSIDARKPKIFFNYKLAIYINEPAPSDALNFKYKDVSNAKPIHIIGFGPAGMWAALRCLEMGYKPIVLERGNNVKDRRRDLKAINQDHQVNPESNYCFGEGGAGTYSDGKLYTRSLKRGDVRRIFESLVFHGATDQILVDAHPHIGTNKLPKIVQNIREVIQHHGGEIHFNTKVTDFVIKDNTLKAIVLNEKDEMAVERVILATGHSARDIFDLLHKKDIALEAKSFAMGVRVEHPQHIIDSIQYHCSGDRSELLPAASYSLVEQVKERGVYSFCMCPGGFIVPAATAPGEVVVNGMSPSKRNNLYANSGIVVEINVDKDIPKYEKFGALKGLEYQKALERLAFTSGGRSQTAPAQRLTDFVDGNLSVDLNPTSYQPGLNSAPLHSLLPKLIGGRLRQGFKAFGDKMHGYYTAEANIVGVESRTSSPVSIPRNEKLEHPVIKGLFPCGEGGGYAGGIVSAAMDGERCAEAAMAGL; from the coding sequence ATGGTCAGAAATGTACAGTTGCGGTTAACATTAAAAGAAGAAGGCACACCTAACGGATTAGAAATTCGTGCGGCAAAGTACTTAGGACTCGAAGATGGAACCTTTAAAATTAAGGTACTTCGAAAGTCTATAGATGCTCGTAAGCCTAAAATTTTCTTTAATTACAAACTGGCAATTTATATTAATGAACCTGCCCCAAGCGATGCGCTAAACTTTAAGTATAAAGATGTATCGAATGCAAAACCAATTCACATTATAGGATTCGGACCAGCTGGTATGTGGGCTGCATTACGTTGTTTAGAAATGGGTTACAAACCTATTGTTCTTGAACGAGGTAATAATGTAAAGGATCGTAGACGAGATTTAAAAGCCATCAACCAAGACCATCAAGTAAACCCCGAAAGTAACTATTGCTTTGGAGAAGGCGGTGCCGGTACGTATTCTGATGGGAAATTATATACACGAAGTCTTAAACGTGGTGATGTGCGTCGCATATTTGAAAGCTTAGTTTTTCATGGTGCTACTGATCAAATTCTAGTAGATGCCCATCCGCATATCGGGACAAACAAACTCCCTAAAATAGTTCAGAATATTCGTGAAGTAATTCAGCATCATGGTGGTGAAATTCATTTTAATACTAAAGTGACAGATTTCGTTATTAAAGATAATACGCTAAAAGCAATTGTTTTAAATGAGAAAGATGAAATGGCTGTAGAACGCGTAATCTTGGCAACGGGACATTCAGCTCGCGATATTTTCGATTTGCTACATAAAAAAGATATAGCACTTGAAGCAAAGTCATTTGCCATGGGTGTTCGTGTAGAGCATCCGCAACATATTATAGATAGTATTCAATACCATTGCTCTGGTGATCGTAGCGAATTGTTACCTGCGGCTTCTTATAGTTTGGTAGAACAGGTGAAAGAACGTGGTGTGTATTCTTTTTGTATGTGCCCTGGCGGATTCATAGTTCCCGCTGCAACTGCACCTGGTGAGGTTGTCGTAAACGGAATGTCTCCGTCGAAACGAAATAACTTGTATGCCAATTCAGGAATCGTGGTTGAAATAAATGTGGATAAGGATATTCCTAAATACGAGAAATTCGGAGCGCTTAAAGGATTAGAATACCAAAAGGCATTGGAACGCTTAGCATTTACCTCTGGCGGACGCTCACAAACTGCGCCTGCACAAAGATTAACTGATTTCGTAGATGGGAACCTTTCTGTAGACCTCAACCCCACTTCATATCAACCGGGATTAAACTCCGCTCCCCTACACTCTCTATTACCAAAACTTATTGGTGGTAGACTGCGCCAAGGTTTTAAAGCTTTCGGTGATAAAATGCATGGGTATTATACTGCAGAAGCAAATATTGTCGGTGTAGAATCTAGAACCTCTTCTCCCGTTAGTATACCAAGAAATGAAAAATTAGAACACCCAGTAATTAAAGGTCTTTTTCCATGTGGTGAAGGTGGTGGTTATGCTGGTGGTATCGTTTCTGCCGCTATGGACGGAGAACGATGTGCCGAAGCTGCTATGGCGGGGTTGTAA
- a CDS encoding alpha-ketoglutarate-dependent dioxygenase AlkB family protein, whose product MKLFDIKVDHSKNLLQHGGTVNYYGKILTQQEAENYLDKLLNNIVWKNDEAIIFGKKIITKRKVAWYGEKPFQYTYSKTTKQALPWTAELLELKQKIEQETGETFNSCLLNLYHDGSEGMAWHSDGEKDLKKNGAIASLSFGDERKFAFKHKETKEKIELVLEHGSLLIMKDETQTNWLHRLPPTTKSKNARINLTFRTIVEK is encoded by the coding sequence ATGAAATTATTTGATATAAAGGTTGACCACAGTAAAAATTTGCTTCAGCATGGCGGAACAGTCAATTATTACGGAAAAATACTTACCCAACAGGAAGCTGAAAATTACCTAGACAAACTACTCAATAACATTGTTTGGAAGAATGATGAAGCTATCATCTTTGGAAAGAAGATTATTACCAAACGTAAAGTAGCATGGTACGGTGAAAAGCCTTTTCAATACACCTACTCGAAAACTACAAAACAGGCGTTACCTTGGACGGCGGAATTGCTAGAACTAAAACAAAAAATAGAACAAGAAACGGGAGAAACATTCAACTCATGTCTGCTAAACTTATATCATGATGGTAGCGAAGGTATGGCTTGGCATAGTGATGGAGAAAAGGACTTAAAAAAGAACGGAGCCATTGCCTCTCTTAGTTTTGGCGATGAACGTAAATTTGCTTTTAAACACAAAGAAACTAAAGAAAAAATAGAATTGGTTTTAGAACATGGCAGCTTATTAATTATGAAAGATGAAACGCAAACGAATTGGCTTCATCGCTTGCCGCCTACAACTAAAAGCAAGAATGCAAGGATTAATTTGACTTTTAGAACTATTGTGGAAAAATAG
- a CDS encoding potassium/proton antiporter: MNLTIENILLVGSILLFISIIVGKTSYKFGVPTLILFLAIGMLAGSDGIGGIKFDDPKLAQFIGIVSLNFILFSGGLDTNWKAVKPILKEGIMLSTLGVLLTALTLGTFVYYVTDFTIYESMLLGSIVSSTDAAAVFSILRSKNLALKSNLRPTLELESGSNDPMAYVLTLAFLTLVINQDLSVLSIIPLFLKQMILGGIGGFAFGKLSEIIINKIKLGFEGLYPVLVIALMFITFSATDALGGNGFLAIYICAVYLGNQDLIHKSTILKMFDGMAWLMQIVLFLTLGLLVFPSQIVPYLGIGLLISVFLILVARPVSVFLSLMFFKMKMGRRFYISWVGLRGAVPIVFATYPLLAGIDKANIIFSIVFFISVSSVLIQGTTLSIFAKWLNVALPDEVKPIAENDRYILNLPKSAMEEVIILPNSFAVDKRIIDLHFPRAAFIVMIKRDGTFVRPGGSTIIEADDVLVLLLDNEESLKEVNVILNQAVIA, translated from the coding sequence ATGAATCTTACCATCGAAAACATACTTCTTGTAGGTTCTATTCTACTGTTTATCAGTATTATAGTTGGTAAGACATCGTATAAATTTGGTGTACCCACTTTAATTCTTTTCTTGGCTATAGGCATGCTGGCAGGTTCTGATGGTATCGGAGGTATCAAATTCGATGACCCTAAACTTGCTCAATTTATCGGCATCGTTTCTTTAAACTTTATTCTCTTTTCTGGTGGATTAGATACCAACTGGAAAGCCGTAAAACCGATTTTGAAAGAAGGCATTATGCTTTCTACTCTCGGTGTATTGCTTACAGCGTTAACTCTGGGAACATTTGTTTACTATGTAACCGATTTTACCATTTATGAAAGTATGTTGCTGGGCTCCATTGTTTCTTCAACAGATGCTGCTGCTGTATTCTCTATTTTACGCTCTAAAAATTTGGCGCTAAAAAGTAATCTTAGACCTACTTTAGAGCTTGAAAGTGGTAGTAACGACCCGATGGCTTATGTGCTAACGCTTGCATTTTTAACGCTTGTAATAAATCAAGATCTAAGCGTACTATCTATTATCCCGCTGTTTTTAAAACAAATGATTTTAGGTGGTATCGGCGGATTCGCTTTTGGAAAATTGAGCGAGATAATCATTAACAAAATCAAACTAGGTTTTGAAGGTTTATATCCTGTATTAGTAATTGCATTAATGTTCATTACATTTTCAGCAACCGATGCTTTAGGTGGTAATGGTTTCTTAGCCATTTATATATGTGCCGTGTATTTAGGTAATCAAGATTTAATTCATAAATCGACCATTTTAAAGATGTTCGACGGTATGGCTTGGCTAATGCAAATTGTATTGTTCCTTACGTTGGGATTACTGGTTTTCCCATCTCAAATCGTGCCATATTTAGGTATCGGATTACTGATTTCAGTATTCTTAATTCTTGTTGCAAGACCAGTAAGTGTTTTTCTCAGCTTAATGTTCTTTAAAATGAAAATGGGCAGAAGATTCTATATCTCTTGGGTGGGCTTGCGTGGCGCAGTACCTATTGTATTTGCCACCTATCCCCTACTTGCAGGTATTGACAAGGCGAATATCATTTTTAGTATTGTATTTTTTATATCGGTATCGTCAGTACTAATTCAAGGGACTACGCTGTCTATTTTTGCAAAATGGCTGAATGTTGCTTTGCCTGATGAAGTGAAACCTATTGCAGAAAATGATAGATATATTCTTAATCTACCGAAATCTGCAATGGAAGAAGTTATAATTTTGCCAAATAGTTTCGCAGTAGATAAACGTATAATAGATTTGCACTTTCCAAGGGCTGCATTCATTGTTATGATCAAAAGAGATGGAACCTTTGTTCGACCAGGTGGATCAACAATTATTGAAGCTGATGATGTTCTAGTTCTACTACTAGATAATGAAGAAAGTTTGAAAGAAGTTAATGTAATTCTCAACCAAGCGGTTATTGCATAA
- a CDS encoding ArsR/SmtB family transcription factor, whose translation MELKQVEKISKALSDVNRLKLLQYMQKNQGKVECTRACDLLDLAQPSISHHIKKLVEAGLINQHKIGRNYNYSLNHEVWDNYMMRLQNL comes from the coding sequence ATGGAGCTAAAACAAGTTGAGAAAATATCAAAAGCGTTAAGTGATGTAAATCGTTTGAAATTATTGCAGTACATGCAAAAGAACCAGGGTAAGGTAGAATGTACCAGAGCGTGTGATTTATTAGATTTAGCACAACCTTCTATTAGTCATCATATTAAGAAATTAGTAGAAGCAGGATTGATAAATCAACATAAAATAGGTCGTAATTATAACTACTCACTGAATCATGAAGTGTGGGATAATTATATGATGCGCTTGCAAAATTTGTAA
- a CDS encoding LLM class flavin-dependent oxidoreductase: MKKIKYSILDLAIVSQGTTLKDTFDHSVALAQAAEEAGYTRFWLAEHHNSVAIGSSATSILIGKIAEETKTIRVGSGGIMLPNHSPLIIAEQFGTLGILYPNRIDLGLGRAPGTDQLTAQAIRSDFYQAAQSFPLEVEKIQRYFSPENADAKVRATLAEGVEVPIYILGSSTDSAHLAAKKGLPYAFASHFATTHLMNALEIYHNEFQPSKELEKPYTAAGVNIIIAETDEEAERISTSLYKMIIALLTGNRTFMQPAVEMTNDLRELSQNPAVQQMLKYSFIGSKETVKKQVQQFISDTQVDELIAVTNIYDGQDRIKSYQMFAEIMKELNVEAPLI, from the coding sequence ATGAAAAAAATAAAATATTCCATATTAGATTTAGCCATAGTATCGCAGGGTACTACATTGAAAGATACCTTTGATCATTCGGTAGCTCTGGCACAAGCTGCGGAAGAAGCGGGCTACACACGTTTTTGGTTGGCAGAACATCATAATTCAGTAGCTATAGGTAGTAGTGCAACATCTATTTTAATAGGCAAAATTGCTGAAGAAACTAAAACCATACGTGTTGGGTCTGGTGGTATTATGTTGCCTAACCATTCCCCATTAATTATTGCAGAGCAGTTTGGTACGTTAGGGATTCTATATCCTAACCGAATAGACTTGGGCTTAGGTCGCGCACCTGGTACCGATCAGTTGACGGCACAGGCTATACGTTCAGATTTTTACCAAGCAGCACAGTCATTTCCTCTAGAGGTTGAAAAAATACAACGTTATTTTTCTCCTGAAAATGCCGATGCAAAAGTACGTGCTACTTTGGCAGAAGGGGTAGAGGTTCCTATATACATTTTAGGTTCAAGTACTGATAGTGCACATTTAGCTGCTAAAAAAGGTTTGCCATATGCATTTGCGAGCCACTTTGCTACAACTCATTTAATGAATGCTTTAGAAATTTATCATAATGAATTTCAGCCATCAAAGGAGTTAGAAAAACCTTATACGGCTGCGGGAGTGAACATCATTATTGCAGAAACCGATGAAGAAGCAGAACGCATTTCTACATCGTTATATAAAATGATTATTGCGCTGTTGACGGGTAATAGAACATTTATGCAACCAGCAGTAGAGATGACAAATGATTTACGAGAATTAAGTCAGAACCCTGCTGTGCAGCAAATGTTGAAATATTCATTTATTGGAAGCAAAGAGACCGTTAAAAAACAAGTACAGCAATTTATATCAGATACTCAAGTAGATGAATTGATTGCAGTGACTAACATTTATGACGGACAAGACCGTATAAAATCTTATCAAATGTTTGCTGAGATAATGAAAGAATTGAACGTTGAGGCACCTTTGATTTAA
- a CDS encoding glycosyltransferase family 2 protein — MIKIVIVIPSFNEEKNIIATLKTILLQISNYKDYSFQLIVLDDFSTDESLLLLNKFKDDTFNDLQIISNSINKGIVKSTKKLFEEALKSKADFILKCDMDSDFPHAIFLDTFINYIKESQPNFDEILVGERQIENVITQSTLEIQERVKMERYLNENLNIKNYNPVSSGVLLYGKNVLKTVLQQQVVKEYNLKWGLDFLLPLVAIKLNYKVIKSKVNNGTYTKERRPKSKIKAQYSAYYHILNIIKNTYQQNI, encoded by the coding sequence ATGATTAAAATAGTAATTGTAATTCCCTCTTTTAACGAGGAAAAAAATATAATTGCTACGCTAAAAACAATTCTATTACAAATTTCTAATTACAAAGATTATTCTTTTCAGTTAATTGTTTTAGATGATTTTAGTACAGATGAATCTTTGTTATTATTAAATAAATTTAAGGATGATACTTTTAATGATCTTCAAATTATAAGTAATAGTATTAATAAAGGAATTGTAAAAAGCACAAAAAAACTGTTTGAAGAAGCATTAAAATCAAAAGCAGATTTCATTTTAAAATGTGATATGGATAGTGATTTTCCTCATGCCATATTTCTTGATACGTTTATTAATTATATCAAAGAGAGCCAACCAAATTTTGATGAAATTTTAGTTGGTGAAAGACAGATTGAAAATGTAATTACTCAATCTACCCTAGAAATTCAAGAACGAGTGAAAATGGAACGTTATTTAAATGAAAACCTTAATATAAAGAACTACAACCCTGTTTCGTCTGGGGTTTTATTATATGGAAAGAATGTTTTAAAAACAGTTTTACAACAACAAGTTGTAAAGGAATATAATCTAAAGTGGGGGCTAGATTTTCTGCTCCCACTTGTAGCCATAAAGTTGAATTATAAAGTGATAAAATCAAAAGTAAATAATGGAACTTACACTAAAGAAAGAAGACCAAAATCTAAAATTAAAGCTCAATATTCAGCATACTACCATATTTTAAACATAATTAAAAACACCTATCAACAGAACATATAA